Part of the Flavobacterium sp. MDT1-60 genome, TATCTAATTTAAAAAATGAATCAAGATTATATAAAACCAGACAATTGGTCCATCATAGAAGAAGGATTTGATGTTGAAAGAGTAAAATCGTCTGAGAGTCTTTTCAGTATCGGAAACGGTGCTATGGGACAACGTGCCAATTTTGAAGAAACTTACTCTGGCGAAACTTTTCAGGGAAGTTATATCGCCGGAATTTATTATCCGGACAAAACGAAAGTGGGCTGGTGGAAAAACGGCTATCCAAAATATTTTGCGAAAGTATTAAACGCTCCAAACTGGATTGGAATTGACGTTAAAATCAACGAAGAAAACTTAGATTTAAATACTTGTACAGAGGTGAAAAACTTCCGTAGAGAATTGAATATGAAAGAAGGATGGTACAATCGTTCTTTTGAAGCGACATTAAAAAACGGAACTGAAATTGCCGTAAATATTCGCCGTTTTCTTTCTTTGGATTTGGATGAAGCCGGAATTATCAAATATGAAATTACGCCTTTAAACAAAGATGCCAAAATTGTTTACAAACCATATATTGATGCAGGTGTTACGAATGAAGATGCCAACTGGGAAGAAAAATTCTGGGAACCCCTTGAAGTAAAAAAAGGGGCAAACGAGGCTTTTGTAACGGCGCAGACTTTTAAAACGCATTTTAAGGTTACGACTTTCATGCACAATACAATTTTTGCAAACGGAGAAAACGTAAACATTTCGCCTTCAACAATCGACTCCACTTCTGATAAAATTCAGTTTACTTACGGAACCATTATCGCAAAAGGGCAAACCTCATCCATTCAAAAAATTGGTGGTTATACGGTTTCTTTAAATCACGAAAATACTTTGGCTGCAGCCGAAAAAACAATTAAAGCTGCCGTTAATTTAGGATATAATACTTTACTTCAAAATCAAATTGACGCCTGGAGTAAAATCTGGGAAATGTCAGATATTACAATTGATGGCGACGTAAAAGCACAACAGGGAATTCGTTTCAACATTTTCCAATTAAATCAAACGTATTTAGGAAAAGACAGCCGATTGAACATTGGGCCAAAAGGTTTTACCGGAGAAAAATACGGCGGATCTACTTATTGGGACACTGAAGCCTATTGTATTCCGTTTTACATGGCGACAAAAGATCAGCAGGTTGCGAGAAACTTATTGACATACCGTTTCAATCAATTGGATAAAGCGATTGAAAATGCGAAGGACAATTTAGGATTCAAAAATGGAGCAGCGCTGTATCCAATGGTTACCATGAATGGTGAAGAATGCCACAACGAATGGGAAATCACGCATGAGGAAATTCACAGAAATGGTGCGATTGCTTTTGCGATTTTCAACTACTATCGTTACACGGGAGATTACTCTTATATTCCTGAGAAAGGTTTAGAAGTTTTAATTGGGATTGCACGTTTCTGGCACCAAAGAGCTTCTTTCTCTAAAGAAAAAAATCAATACGTGATTTTGGGCGTTACGGGTCCAAATGAATATGAGAATAACATCAACAATAATTTTTATACTAATTATATTGCAAAATGGTGTATCGATTACGCATCGGAACAAATTTCTAAAGTTGGTTTAGAATATCCTGCAGATCACAAACGTATCTTGGAAAAAGTAAGCCTTTCGGCGAATGAAATTCAGGAATGGAAAAAAGTAGCTAACAATATGTATTTTCCAACTTCAAAAGAATTGGGTATTTATTTACAGCAAGACGGTTTCTTAGACAAAGATTTAGTTCCGGTAAAAGATTTAGATCGTTCACAAAGACCAATCAATCAAAAATGGTCATGGGATCGCGTTTTACGTTCTCCTTATATCAAACAAGCCGATGTTTTACAATGTTTCTACTTCTTCGAAGATCATTTTTCTAAAGAAGAATTAGAACGCAATTTCGATTTTTATGAATCGTTTACGGTTCACGAAAGTTCGCTTTCGCCTTGTGTTCACTCAATTCAGGCTGCACATTTAGATAAAATGGATATGGCTTATACATTCTATTTAAGAACTTCTCGTCTGGATTTGGATGATTATAATAAAGAAGTAGAAGAAGGTTGTCACATTACTTCGATGGCCGGAACCTGGATGAGTATTGTAGAAGGTTTTGGAGGAATGCGTGTTAAAAATGACCAGCTTCATTTTGCTCCAAAAATTCCAAAAGAATGGAAAGGCTATTCGTTTAAAATTAATTTCAGAAATCAAATTCTGAAAGTAGCTGTAAATCACAATGAAACAACTTTTACCGTAGACGGCGATCAGGATTTAACAATTGTGGTCAATGGAAAACCCGAAATCGCAAGTAAATTTGTACAAATTGATTAATACCTTAAAAATAAAAAACATGAAAAACTTATTTTTCGCAAGTTTAGTCTTGCTTGCTTTCTGCTCAATTGCAAAAGCACAGCAATTAAAATCACCCGAAGGAAAGTTCGTAATGGAATTTTCGCTTCAAAATGACGGAACTCCAACTTACAGCTTGAAATACAAAAACAAAGATGTAGTAAAAACAAGTAAATTAGGCCTTGAACTTAAAGATGATAAAA contains:
- a CDS encoding glycoside hydrolase family 65 protein; this translates as MNQDYIKPDNWSIIEEGFDVERVKSSESLFSIGNGAMGQRANFEETYSGETFQGSYIAGIYYPDKTKVGWWKNGYPKYFAKVLNAPNWIGIDVKINEENLDLNTCTEVKNFRRELNMKEGWYNRSFEATLKNGTEIAVNIRRFLSLDLDEAGIIKYEITPLNKDAKIVYKPYIDAGVTNEDANWEEKFWEPLEVKKGANEAFVTAQTFKTHFKVTTFMHNTIFANGENVNISPSTIDSTSDKIQFTYGTIIAKGQTSSIQKIGGYTVSLNHENTLAAAEKTIKAAVNLGYNTLLQNQIDAWSKIWEMSDITIDGDVKAQQGIRFNIFQLNQTYLGKDSRLNIGPKGFTGEKYGGSTYWDTEAYCIPFYMATKDQQVARNLLTYRFNQLDKAIENAKDNLGFKNGAALYPMVTMNGEECHNEWEITHEEIHRNGAIAFAIFNYYRYTGDYSYIPEKGLEVLIGIARFWHQRASFSKEKNQYVILGVTGPNEYENNINNNFYTNYIAKWCIDYASEQISKVGLEYPADHKRILEKVSLSANEIQEWKKVANNMYFPTSKELGIYLQQDGFLDKDLVPVKDLDRSQRPINQKWSWDRVLRSPYIKQADVLQCFYFFEDHFSKEELERNFDFYESFTVHESSLSPCVHSIQAAHLDKMDMAYTFYLRTSRLDLDDYNKEVEEGCHITSMAGTWMSIVEGFGGMRVKNDQLHFAPKIPKEWKGYSFKINFRNQILKVAVNHNETTFTVDGDQDLTIVVNGKPEIASKFVQID